In Penicillium oxalicum strain HP7-1 chromosome I, whole genome shotgun sequence, a single window of DNA contains:
- a CDS encoding 3,4-dihydroxy-2-butanone 4-phosphate synthase, which translates to MLSSALLVQIDKGEHGSYRINQVENTQICDPKNKNWLAFDLTVGIFTVSGYVHTVSLEAEVTLEVYNMTMGTFRGNPHHGFKINLDLSMVKGSVELQLNDFDELWLDVDSKVFQVSENGPGQFVPYRKTNFIRELPGFRSKREYRIGGLAALSCADSPPGSPAPPGITGISNALSAITEQEHKRGFSRQQSSYSAFQISRSSIYQLELTYLKSIALEILYYSSALPPSFTEGQPNSPTTSSRHPLHNACIMPSTTTEIAQQFDSIEDTIAAFKNGEFIIVLDSQDRENEGDLIIAAESISAAQMAFLVRHTSGLICAPIPPSLADRLALPQMVAENADPKGTAYTVTIDASDDSVTTGISAEDRALTCRTLASPDAQIDSFRRPGHIIPLQARAGGVRERKGHTEAAVEFCRLAGKAPVGVIAELVETGEVVEGVPEICGNNGMMRRDACLQFGKKWGIKTCTIEDLVEYLDRTEGVKNGL; encoded by the exons ATGCTCTCCAGCG CCCTTTTGGTACAAATCGACAAGGGTGAGCATGGCTCATACAGGATCAATCAGGTGGAGAATACGCAAATCTGTGACCCAAAGAACAAGAACTGGCTCGCTTTCGATTTAACCGTGGGGATATTTACT GTCTCGGGCTATGTACACACCGTCAGTCTTGAAGCAGAAGTCACTCTGGAAGTGTACAATATGACCATGGGCACTTTCCGTGGAAATCCTCATCATGGATTCAAAATCAACCTGGACCTGAGTATGGTGAAGGGAAGTGTGGAGCTACAACTGAACGATTTCGACGAGCTATGGCTTGATGTCGACTCCAAAGTATTCCAGGTCTCGGAGAATGGGCCTGGCCAATTTGTACCCTACAGAAAAACAAACTTCATCCGGGAGTTGCCAGGTTTCCG ATCGAAAAGAGAGTATCGGATCGGAGGGTTGGCGGCTCTGTCCTGTGCCGATTCACCGCCCGGCTCCCCCGCGCCGCCCGGCATCACGGGCATTTCTAATGCCCTGTCAGCAATTACGGAACAGGAGCACAAACGAGGATTTTCTAGACAACAGAGCTCATATTCGGCATTTCAGATTTCGCGATCCAGCATTTACCAGTTGGAGCTAACTTATTTGAAGTCCATTGCCCTTGAAATCCTCTACTATAGCTCAGCATTGCCGCCATCCTTCACCGAGGGGCAACCGAATTCACCCACCACTTCCTCCCGACATCCCCTCCACAACGCTTGCATCATGCCTTCCACCACAACAGAGATTGCGCAGCAATTTGATTCGATCGAGGATACGATCGCCGCATTCA AGAATGGCGAATTCATTATTGTCCTTGATTCACAAGACCGAGAGAATGAAGGCGACCTGATCATTGCGGCCGAGTCTATCAGCGCCGCGCAAATGGCCTTCCTCGTGCGCCACACAAG TGGTCTGATATGCGCGCCCATTCCTCCGAGCCTCGCCGACCGTCTCGCCCTGCCGCAAATGGTTGCCGAAAACGCCGACCCTAAGGGTACCGCGTACACTGTCACTATCGATGCGAGCGACGACTCTGTGACGACGGGTATCTCTGCCGAGGATCGCGCGCTGACCTGCCGCACTCTCGCATCCCCTGATGCTCAGATTGACTCCTTCCGCCGGCCCGGTCACATCATCCCATTGCAAGCACGTGCAGGCGGCGTGCGCGAGCGCAAAGGTCATACCGAGGCTGCTGTTGAATTCTGCCGACTGGCGGGCAAGGCGCCCGTGGGTGTGATTGCAGAGCTTGTCGAGACTGGCGAGGTGGTCGAAGGTGTTCCTGAAATTTGCGGGAACAATGGTATGATGAGGCGCGATGCGTGTCTCCAGTTCGGCAAGAAATGGGGAATCAAGACGTGCACCATCGAGGACCTGGTCGAATACTTGGATCGGACCGAGGGCGTGAAAAACGGTCTCTAG